A region from the Falco rusticolus isolate bFalRus1 chromosome 4, bFalRus1.pri, whole genome shotgun sequence genome encodes:
- the LOC119146538 gene encoding zinc finger protein 501-like yields MISHTDGKAEPWFTPLPRRRGQAALRGTCAAEDGIVSKKEEDAHQGIPEPVEHEGLPSGLSKENSSQSPAQDPVLPRRSERVQRPLGKRQSRATLHGSFRRLPDIIQQRNPSVGRLMICGDCGKSFRVSSNLVQHRRIHTGEKPFACTECGESFRQRSHLIQHQRIHTGERPYECSECGKSFSMSSKLIRHQVTHTGEKPYKCAECGKSFSGNSQLVQHQRVHTGEKPYECSNCGKSFSVSSALTRHQRVHTGEKPYECAECGKSFSQSSELMKHQRVHTGEKPYECSECGKSFTVSSALIQHRRFHMGERPYGCTECGKSFTVSSHLIQHRRFHTGERPFECTECGKSFLWRSALLRHHRVHTGERPYACADCGDSFRQSAHLIQHRRIHTGERPYACADCGKGFTVSSALLRHQQIHRGGEP; encoded by the exons ATGATCTCCCACACGGACGGGAAGGCGGAGCCGTGGTTCACTCCGCTCCCTCGCCGCCGGGGGCAGGCCGCCCTGCGCGGCACCTGCGCAG CTGAAGATGGGATTGTGAGCAAGAAGGAGGAAGATGCCCACCAAGGCATCCCTGAGCCAGTGGAGCACGAGGGTTTACCCTCAGGGCTCTCCAAGGAGAACAGTTCCCAGAGTCCTGCACAGGACCCAGTCCTCCCACGCAGGTCAGAAAGGGTTCAGAGACCTCTGGGGAAGAGGCAAAGCCGAGCGACGCTGCATGGAAGTTTCAGGAGGCTGCCAGACATTATCCAGCAGAGAAATCCTTCTGTGGGGAGACTGATGATATGTGGAGACTGCGGGAAGAGCTTCCGGGTGAGCTCCAACCTTGTCCAGCATCGGAGAATCCACACCGGCGAGAAACCCTTTGCCTGCACCGAGTGCGGGGAAAGTTTCCGGCAGCGGTCGCATCTCATCCAGCACCAGAGAATCCACACAGGGGAGCGGCCCTATGAGTGCTCCGAGTGCGGAAAGAGCTTCAGCATGAGCTCAAAGCTGATCCGGCACCAGGTAACCCACACTGGGGAGAAGCCCTACAAGTGCGCCGAGTGCGGGAAGAGCTTCTCCGGGAACTCACAGCTCGTCCAGCACCAGCGAGTACACACTGGGGAAAAACCCTACGAGTGCAGCAACTGTGGGAAGAGCTTCAGTGTGAGCTCAGCCCTGACACGACACCAGAGGGTCCACACTGGGGAGAAACCCTACGAGTGCGCTGAGTGTGGGAAGAGCTTCAGCCAGAGCTCCGAGCTGATGAAGCACCAGCGGGTCCACACTGGGGAGAAGCCCTACGAGTGCTCTGAGTGTGGAAAGAGCTTCACTGTGAGTTCAGCCCTCATCCAACACCGGAGGTTCCACATGGGTGAGCGCCCCTACGGGTGCACCGAGTGTGGAAAGAGCTTCACTGTGAGCTCCCACCTCATCCAGCACCGCCGCTTCCACACCGGGGAGCGTCCCTTTGAGTGCACGGAGTGTGGAAAGAGCTTCCTGTGGAGATCAGCCCTGCTCCGGCACCACCGGGTCCACACAGGGGAGAGGCCCTACGCCTGCGCTGACTGCGGGGACAGCTTTCGGCAGAGTGCCCATCTCATCCAGCACCGGCGAATCCACACAGGGGAGCGTCCCTATGCTTGTGCTGACTGCGGGAAGGGCTTCACTGTGAGCTCTGCGCTCCTCCGGCACCAACAGATCCACAGGGGTGGGGAGCCTTAG